Proteins from a single region of Candidatus Eisenbacteria bacterium:
- a CDS encoding class I SAM-dependent methyltransferase, with the protein MDIHKYNARAWDREVERGNPWTIPATPGEIADARAGRPRIVLTPTRPVPAAWFPPLPGCDALCLASGGGQQGPVLAAAGARVTVLDASPGQLARDRDTAEREGLSLHTLEGDMADLSGFADRSFDLIVHPVSNCFAPDPRPVWRESYRVLRPGGVLLAGFCNPALYLFSDEDLDAGRFVVTRRTPWSDLRDADPEEREQRIAAEEPLHFGHSLEDQIGGQIEAGFSITGFYEDVAPGEALADYLPLFFATRAARPAGPFSG; encoded by the coding sequence ATGGACATTCACAAGTACAACGCCCGCGCTTGGGACCGGGAGGTGGAACGGGGGAATCCCTGGACCATCCCCGCGACACCGGGGGAGATCGCCGACGCGCGCGCCGGCCGCCCCCGTATCGTTCTCACACCGACCCGGCCGGTTCCGGCGGCGTGGTTTCCGCCTCTTCCGGGATGCGATGCGCTCTGTCTCGCCTCGGGCGGCGGCCAGCAGGGCCCGGTTCTCGCCGCCGCCGGCGCGCGGGTGACCGTGCTCGACGCGTCGCCCGGCCAGCTCGCCCGCGACCGGGATACGGCGGAAAGGGAAGGGCTCTCCCTTCACACTTTGGAGGGGGACATGGCGGACCTCTCCGGTTTCGCCGACCGCTCCTTCGACCTTATCGTCCACCCCGTTTCCAATTGCTTCGCGCCCGATCCGCGGCCGGTTTGGCGCGAGTCGTACCGCGTTCTCCGCCCCGGCGGCGTCCTGCTCGCCGGTTTCTGCAATCCGGCCCTCTACCTGTTTTCCGACGAGGACCTGGACGCCGGGCGGTTTGTCGTCACCCGCCGAACCCCTTGGTCCGATCTCCGCGACGCGGACCCGGAGGAGCGGGAGCAGCGGATCGCCGCGGAGGAGCCCCTCCATTTCGGCCACTCCCTGGAGGATCAGATCGGCGGTCAGATCGAGGCGGGTTTCTCGATCACCGGCTTCTACGAGGACGTCGCCCCCGGGGAAGCGCTCGCCGACTATCTCCCTCTTTTTTTCGCCACCCGGGCGGCGCGGCCCGCGGGACCGTTCTCCGGCTAG